The nucleotide sequence GGAGTGAGGGAACAAAGGTAAATTTGGGTTGATTTGAAATCAACGTTACCCGATGTTGGCGGGGTAATAGATGCCTCAGTTCATAAGCAGCAGGAAGCCCACCCAATCCAGCCCCAATGACTACAACGTGAGCCATGATGACGACTCCTAAATTCAAGTTTCTAAACTTAAGTTTTGAACCACTGCCTCCTCACTCCTCTCCCTTCACCAGATGAACGCATTCGTGAAAGTAAAAGTAAGATTGCTTTCACTATACTACTATATAGGAATATAGTCAAATCTAAGGGGCTTTAATTTAAGAGACTTCAAATGAGCAGGGGCTGACGCTATGCCTGCCCTATCTTTCCTATCTTTACAGTGGTTATCAATTGATTTCGCCACGCCCGGTACCCGGCACCCAACGCCCAACAATTGTGGGGGTCGTGTTCTAGACTTGTTGTTTTAGGTTAGATAGCAAAACCAAACTCATAACGGTTAATAAATAGCCCAATCACAATGTCATGCATCAGAATGGACTTAGAAAAGCAAATAGTTTTGCGAGCTAATCGCTTCAAGCGCGTGCGTAAAGTCAAATGCTTACGCTCAATCTTCTGCGTGTTCTGTTTGCCAACGGTATGAAGACTTGGGTCAAGCTGCCGCTCATAGGTTCCCCAACCATCTGTGTAAAACTGCATAATTCCAAACGGTTCTAATAACGCTTTGAGTTGGAGGAATGCTTCATCTTGATGCGTCGCCAACACATAAGCTAATATTTTTCCACTGTGATGGTCAATTGCATGCCATAACCAACGTTGCTGGGCTTTAGACTGGACAAAACTCCACATTTCATCGGCTTCTGCCTCTGTATCTTCCCCCTGGCAAAGCTTTACGATGCTTTGAGCGGGTTCCAACTCAGCCAGTTTGAGTTCATTCACGGCTTTGAGTTGACGATCTTTTTTTTTAATTCCTCAATCACCGTCGTTGGACTAATGTGAAGGACACGGGCAGTGTCTCGAATCCCACTCCCATTCATTGCCATATCGCTGATTTGTTGCTTGACTTCAGGCAGATACCCTTGATAGGTGTATTGCAAAATAAAGGTGCGCCGATGGCATCCTGAGTTTTGACAAAAGTAGCGCTGTTTGCCGTCTGGTGTTGTGCCGTGTTTGATCACCTCAATCCCATCACACACAGGGCAGTGAATTGGTTCTAATACCATAACTTGAGTTCCCGCAACTACTGACTTCTCCATCTAACCAGTTCTTCGTAAGGAAAACAACAAACCTAGAACATTACCAAATCGCTATCAGAATATCAGAATGGGAATTTATGGCAGGAGACGGGGGCCAGGGATCGGGAAGGAACGATGACGTTGCTGAAAAGTGGGATGAATTGAAACGTCGTTTCAATTCATCCTGCACGTTTTTTATCCCCAGATTCAGCAATGCCGGAAAGATGACGGGACCAGGCTTTGCCGTTGCTTACTTCTTCCCTTCCTGTTCCTTCTGGCTGATTTCTGCTTCTGCCCTAAACCGCTTCAAATAGTCCCACCCCCGCTGGGGATAAACATCCCGGCCAATTTTTGCTGCAATCCAGCGGGCAACTTTGGGTCCAGACCAGTCACCGCCTTCAGCCGGTGGGTTCTTGAGTGCCTGCCAGAGTTCCTGCTGTTGTTCAGGTGTGAGGAGCGATCGCGGCGATGGCGGTCGTTTCTGGCTCCGGTTTTTGATCGCAGTCGGGCCTTCCCGATTATACCGGCGGACAATTTCTTTGGCGTAGTCGTAGTTCAACCCAACGACATGGGCAGCCTGCTTGATTGTCCACTGTTCGGCAACGAGATGAAGCAAATGCCATCGACGAGCTTCTGTAGTGTCCTGTGCTTGTCGATAAAGACGCTTGAGTTCTTCAGCCGTCAGGTGGGGAGTCAGGTGAGCTTTCGGTGGCATCCCTCAGGGGTCAGAAGGGGTAGAGAAGGAGAGGGGGAAGGGGAGAGGGGTTAGCGGGGACACGCTTCATTTATCAGGAGTTTTGAGTACCCTCCGGATAAAAGCGGGGGGTGTCAGATTTTTTGTGGCAATTTTGAAGCGGAGGTCGAGCCAATTCAAACAAACCGAAACCCAACATTCCTATGGACTCACCTCTCGCAAATAGCTGCCAGGGTTGAGGTCCTGGATGTGAGAGATGGGTACAGTCAGGGTGGAAGATGGGGCAGGTGTGAGGGACAGGCGATCAGAAAATGAATCCCGCTTAGAGGCGATCGCCTCTGTCTCAACGGGTTGTAACACGCCAGCCTGTTTCTGCTGCTGCAACCGGGCATACTCGCCCATTTTCTCGCGGGCTTCGCTGTAAGCAGGAGTGCCTAAGGGAATCTGCTTCAGCAATTCCAGGGCGCTGGAGTAGTCCTGTTTGGTTGCCTGCTGGCTGGCTTTTTGCAGCAGATCATCTGACCAGACAGAGAGCCGGTCAGTATACTCGGCTGTTTTTTCCTCAACTTTGGCATCTATTGAAGAGCCAGCCGGAATTTTTTCCAGGGACGCCAGGGCACTCAGGTAACTGCTTGCATTGGCCTGCCTTTCAGCCGTTTCTAACCAGGCTCTCAGGCGAATTTCTTGTTTTCTGGTGTACTCCTGGATTTTGTTTTTAGCCGTTGCATAGGCAGAGGTTTCTGGAGAAATCTGGCGCAGGTAGACTAAGGCACCTTCAAAATCACGCTTCATCGCCCGATTGTATGCCTCTTGCAGGAGTGCCGTTGCCCTGATTTCCCGCTTTTGAGCGTACTCACGAATTTTTTCCTGTGCCTGGGAGTAAACGGTTGTCCCTTCAGGAATCTGTTTGAGTGTGTCGAGGGCACGGGTGAAGTTTTTGGCGATCGCATCCCCATAGGCCTTCACCATCAACTGGGTTGCTTTGTCTTCCGCAATCCGATTCGCCTGCTGCACCAGATCTGCCGTGCGCTCTTTCCAGTAAGCATTCTGGGGTAAAGCCTTTGCTTCCTGCAATACTGCCTGCCAATTGGACTGCTTCAGCGCCGCCTGCATTTTCTGGTAAACAGCCGTTGCCTCGCGCCAGTCCTGTTGCCAGGCATCGATCGCATCCCGCGCTGAGGTATAAGCCTGACTGGTAATGGGAATGGATTCTGCCAGACTGATTGCCTGTGGCAGTTTTCCTGACTGATATTGAGTTTTTGCCTGTTCTAAGACCTGGGGTCCCCGATCCGTCAGGTCTGGCGGACTCATGAGAAAAGCATAACCAACGCTGGTGGCTGTGACGACAGTCCCAATGCCTAACCCCACCATTAAAGCCATGCCCTGCCGTTCAGCAGGGGACAGCTTTTGGGAGGACAAAGGGCTTTGGGCAACGGGATAAAGCACAGAACCCGGCTCTACCGCAACCGTTAAGGAAGCATCCCCCAATGACTCTGGAACAACGGACTGGGCAAATTCCTGCACCGCTTCTAAGGCTTCTCTGGCGGAGGCATAGCGCTGGTTGCAATCGGGATGAACCATCCGGTTCAGTAGGGCAATAAACTCTTCACGGGGATGCAATTCAGCTTTTTGGAGGGAAGTCTGCCAGGAAAATTCTCCCTGGGTTGACCCCGTCTGGAACAGGGAGGGGTGGGTGCCGGTCAGGGCATGAATGGCAATCACCCCAATGGAATACACATCACTGGCAAGGCAGGGCATCCCCTGAAGTTGCTCTGGAGCCTGATATCCCTGATTGATAATCTCTGCGGGCGCAATTCCATACCCGTGCAGAGACAGCAACGACAGGTGAAGCTGCCGAATGCTATCAAACCCCACCAGTACAAATTTACCGTCGTGCATCCGTCGCACGAGATTTTCAGGTGTCAGGTTTCCATGCCGAATTCCCTGATTGTGGACGAATGACAATGGCTCCAGACACTCCAGCAACAATTGAACCACCTCATTCTCATCCCAGAAGCGGTCAGTCTGAAGTTCCAGACTGAGGGGATAACCACTGACAAACTCCTGTACCAGATAAAATCCCTCTTCATCTTCAAAGCAGGCTAACAGTTGGGGGATCTGGTCATGGTCTGCCAGCTTCTCAAGAATGGCTGCCTCCCGGACAAACAGGTGGCGGATGGCATCTTGATATTCAGGTTCAACAGCAATCGGCCTGACATGCTGGATAATGCATTGGGGCTGGCTGGGACGACGAGTATCCTGTGCCAGATAGACCTGTCCCCAGTCTTCTGTACTCAATATCTGCACCACCCGGTACCGCCCATCTAACAGTGCTTCCAGTTCCAGGTAGGTTGTCCCCTCACGCGATAGCAAGTTTGACATGGGTTTTTCTTTCGGTATATGGCTTAACGGTTGATAGAGTGCTCCTTAATCCCTCTTTCGCCACCCGTTACCAATCTCCGGATACCCCACCCAAGTTGAATTATTTAGTTTTCAGCGAAATTCATACCGATCATGTTCCTATCTGCCTAGAGCATGGGTTCAGAATTCCAAGAAATCGGATTTCTGGTGAGAAATTTAACAAAACCTGGGTAGCCAGTAGAAGAAATCCGATTTCTGTACCGCCGGTCTAGCGCCATTTACGCTCGTTGTCAGGCTCCTGCTAACCGGGTTTGAACAGAACCTGTCTACCTGCCCAAAATGTGGGGCTGCCAGGGTAACCACAGAGGCACGGAGAACACAGAGCCATTCCTCTGTGCCCTCTGTGTCTCTGTGGTAAAACGCTAAGTTTTTCGGTTTATTTAATCGGCGATCATTAGAGTCAGCCGATCAGTTGTCGCCATGATTGTTTACTCCAGCAGGTTGCCCAATTAATGCATTTTCTTGCGATAACCACCTGTTTTCCGTTCCAGAATCTCCTTCAATACCAGCGTGACCAGTGCCAGCAGTGCCAGCAATACCGCGGCTGAATAGGCCGCTTCTGTGTCATAGCTTTTGTAAGCTTCCTCCACAAACAGGGGTAAGCTTTGAGTCTTCCCGATAATGTTTCCAGATACGACTGAAACCGCCCCAAACTCACCCATTGCCCTGGCATTCGTCAACAGCACACCATAGAGCAAGCCCCAGCGAATATTGGGCACAGTCACTCGCCAGAAGGTTTGCCAGTAATTTGCTCCCAACGTGTAAGCAGCTTCCTCCTGATCCACCCCTTCTTCTTCCAGTACCGGGATTACCTCACGGGCAACAAAGGGCATACTGACAAACAGCGTTGCCAGTACCATTGCCGGAAAGGCAAACACAATTTGAATCCCCCGTTCTTGCAGGAAAGGACCAAACCACCCCTGCCGCCCATACAGCAGCACAATCATCAAACCAGCCACAACGGGTGAGATGGCAAAGGGGAGATCCACAATACTCAGAAGCAGAGTCCGTCCCCGAAACCGCTTGTTTGCCAGTGCCCAGGCAGTTGCCAGCCCGAAGATGACATTAATTGGGACGGCGATCGCTGCCAGCGCCAGGGTCATTCGGACCGCAGAAATAAAATTTGGCTCCGTCAGATTATGCAGAAAGGGACCAAGTCCCCGATGAAATGCAAAATAAAAGACATTGATGGCTGGAATGTAGAGCACCAGGCCCAAAAAGAGCACTGCAATTCCGATCAATACTACAGGTACCCAGCTCTTCTTTTCTACGGCAGGCTTTGGCGCAGGATTATCGGAGGTTTGCATTGAGGATTCAAGGGTGTTATCCGTCATAGCGTTTCCCCCAGGCTTGAATAAAGTTAATCACCAACAACATGAGTAGGGAAATGATCAGTAGCACCATGCCAATCACCGTGGCACCGGTATAGTCATACTGCTCCAGCCGTTGAAAGATCAGAATTGGGGCAATCAAATCCCGAAACGGCGTGTTCGATGAAATGATCACCGTCGAGCCATATTCCCCAACGGCACGGGAGAAGCCCAAAGCAACCCCGGTCAGAATAGCTGGAAACAACGGGGGTAAAACCACCCGCCAGAACGTCTGCCAGGAGGAAGCGCCCAGACACCAGGCAGCCTCTTCAATTTCTCTTTCCATCTGCATCAAAACTGGCTGCACAGTCCGCACCACAAACGGTAGCGAAATAAACATCATCGCAATGCCAACCCCAATGCGGTTAAAGGCAAGCTTGATACCGAATGGAGCGAATAGAGACCCAATCCAGCCAGTTTCACTGTAAACCGTTGCCAGGGTTAAACCAGCGACCGCGGTTGGCAACGCAAAGGGAAGGTCGATGGTGGCATCGATAATTCGCTTGAAGGGAAAGTTATATCGCACCAGCACCCAGGCAACCAGAACCCCAAATACCCCATCAATCGATGCCGCCATCAGAGAAGTGGTGAAAGTGACATCGTAAGTGGACAGCGCAATGGGACTGGTCGCAATCCGCCAAAATTCACCTGGACCCAACGTGCCTGACTTCACCAGCATGGCGGATACGGGAAGAAACAGCATGAAGAACAGGTAGCCCAGCATAATTCGCCAGGTCCACGGCATGTGGATTACGGAGTGCAGGAAGACCTTCCATCGGGAAGCATCTGGGGGAACTGGTTGAATGGGAGGAGAAACCGTCATTGGCTTGAGCTTGAAAAAGAGTGTGGAAAAAGAGTGTGGTTGTCAGATTTGAAAACCGCTGTAATTCCTATTTCCTATCGTCCCAGTTGGGCGCGAATTTCGTCAAAAACGGCACCATCTTCAAAGAAGCGCTTTTGAGCTTTATCCCAGCCACCAAAGTCTTCCACACTGCCCAGCGTCTTGATCGGAGGATAGTTGAGTTCCTTCAGTTTGCCGGGATCATCCTCTAAGGGGCGGTAACCCAACTTGATAAACTCCTCCTGAGCTTCTGGAGTATAGAGGAATTTGACAAAGCCTTCCGCGACTTCGCGGGTGCCATGCCTGTCTACATTTTTGTCCACTACAGCCACTGGGGTATCAATCGCAAAGTTAATTTCAGGCACAATATAGTCCAACTTTTCACCCTTCTGCTTTGCCAGAATTACCTCGTTTTCGTAGTTCAGCAACGCATCTCCCTGTCCCTGCTTAATGAAGGCATCTGTGGACTCCCGTGCATCCTTCGACAGAACCGCAACATTCTGATATGCCCGGGTGACAAAATTCTGTGCCTTAGCATCATCGCCCCCGGTTTTGAGAATGTAATCCCACAAAGCCAGAAAGTTCCAGCGCGCACCGCCAGAAGTCTTCGGGTCAGCCGTCACCCATTTGACATCGTCCCGCACCAGATCCTGAAAGGACCTGATATTTTTCGGGTTGCCTTCGCGAGTAATGATTGCCACAGTGGTTTTGCCAATCGTGCCATTGTGGGGTACGCGCTTCTGCCAGTCTTCGCTCACAAAACCGGCAGATACCAGTTTGTTGACATCCACACCTACGGCCAGGTGGACCACATCCGCTGGTAGACCATCAATAATGGCGCGGGTTTGAGACCCCGAACCGCCATAACTCTGACTGAATCTAACCTGTTGCCCGTGTTCTTGTTTCCAGTATTCCTGAAATTTTGGGATGATGACATTGTAGGCAGCTCTGGGAATTGCATATCCCACCAAAGTCAGCTCCACATCCTGCTTCTGTGCCGATGCAGGACTGGCTCCCCCGGTCGGGCTGGCATCTGTAGCCGTATTGTTGCCAGGAGAGCAGGCAGCAACGGCTAAACTCAACGAGGCTCCCACCAGAAAGAGGGAAATGAAGCCTCTGGATGAATTTAACCGAAGCCCGATCGCCACCCATCCCATCGCACGCTTCCAGATCTTCCCGGCAGACTGCCACAGTTTCATGTCCTTGCCTCCGTTGATTCTACGGTATAACGGTAGGAATACCGTATTTAATGCCTGACTTCCGATTCTACAGACCTGTGCAGTAAAAAGCAAGAAGAATCTTCACTATCTTGATCGATCTAGTGGATTTTTGAATGAGAATTGTGGATGCCATCAACCGGAAAAATTGTTCGCTCAGATCTCCAGCTTCTCGAAGAAGTTGGAGATCTTTATTGAATTTCTCACAAGAAATCCGATTTCCTGGAATTCTGATCTGGAGGGGTATCGTTCGGAGATGAAGCTTGAGCGGGGAGACGGGACAATGCCCTGGGTGCAGAACGGCACCGCAGCTCGCGGCAATCATTGCTGCCACTGGCAAGGGTTTGCCATCGCCCAACTAATCCATCTTTGCCTGTAAAATCTGGGATGCAGTCAGTTGTAACTCTGGAAAGAGCGCCGAGACAATCCGCTGCTCTCCCTTAAATACCGCCTCTTCATACAACCCCGCTACCCACGTCAGCACCATCACCTGCTCCGCCGCTGGATCGACTATCCAGTATTCCTGGATTTCCCGTGCCGCATACTCTGATCGCTTGTAACGATAATCCCGCTGCTCATTTTCGATGCCTGGTGACACCACTTCCACAACCAGTGCTGGCGGCGGCATGTCTGGTAGCAAAATACTTCTTGCCGCTCCCTGTAGTGCCGCTGCCGCTTCTTCCGTCAGCACCATCAGATCAGGAACCCGGACCGTTGCCCGATAGCCACTCACCGCGATTTCAGTTCTGATGCGGAAGCGATCGGGTCGCACAAAGCGACTCAGAGCAAACATCAGAATCACGACAATTAACCCATTAATGTCGCTCTCTGAAGGCATTTCCACCAGTTTTCCGCTGACTAATTCATACCGAGTGTCCGTACCATCGTCGTAGGCCAGATAGTCTTCCAGAGTCAAATACTTTTGGATGGGCGTTGGGTTGGTGGCTTGAGTCATGGGTAAGCCCTGGAATGATGCTATGACTATTCTGACATCCTCGATCAAGGAATTGAGAAAGGCACAAGGATGAAACTGCGCCCATCGTCTCTGCGATGCCAACCATGCCTCTAAAAGGCTATCCGAAAACTTTCTGAGTCTGGTATCAGCTCTGGTAGTTTTCGGCTTTTCGGATAGGCTTTAAATCCGACTGGCTGGCAAAGTCCAACAATGCTCCTGCCAACGTTTCCAGTTGAGTCAGGGAGAGGGGGTTGATTTGCATTCTGAACAGAGAATCAGCGATCGCTCCCCCCGTCCCAACCCGCATTTCGTCTTCCAGACTGGGATTTTGAAGTCAAAAGGTCGAAGTTCCAGCGTCTGAACTCAGACTCTCATTGAAGGCGGGCAAGGCGGGTTCGCAGAATCTCTGCCTGGGTTTCTAATTCTGCCAGGGAGTTCCTGGCTCCCTCGACTACCTCAGCCGGGGCTTTGTTGACAAAATTGGGATTTTCCAGCCGTCCCCGAATAGATTGAGCTTCTGCTTCAATTTTCTTCAGATCTTTCTCAATTTTGGCTCGCAGGGCATCCACATCGACAACTCCAGCCAGGGGCATGAGTACCTGCACGGTGCCAGTAACACCAGCAAACATCTGGGTCGATTCAGTGGGAGTTGTTGAGGTAATGGTGAGAGACTCAACCTTTGCCAGATCCTGAATGTAGGCCTGTCCAGCGGTGAGAATCTGGCGTTCGCGATCGCGCTCGGTTTGCAAAATCACTGCTACCTTCACATTGGGCTTGACTTCTGCCTCTGCCCGCAGGTTCCGGATAGTCCGAATCACCCCAATCAGCAGTTCAAACTGTTGCTCCAGGTCCGGATCAATGAAAGTGGGCCTGGGTTCTGGGTAAGGCTGCAACGCCAGATATTGTCCCTCTTCTGCCTGAGTCAATGT is from Leptothermofonsia sichuanensis E412 and encodes:
- a CDS encoding serine/threonine protein kinase, which codes for MSNLLSREGTTYLELEALLDGRYRVVQILSTEDWGQVYLAQDTRRPSQPQCIIQHVRPIAVEPEYQDAIRHLFVREAAILEKLADHDQIPQLLACFEDEEGFYLVQEFVSGYPLSLELQTDRFWDENEVVQLLLECLEPLSFVHNQGIRHGNLTPENLVRRMHDGKFVLVGFDSIRQLHLSLLSLHGYGIAPAEIINQGYQAPEQLQGMPCLASDVYSIGVIAIHALTGTHPSLFQTGSTQGEFSWQTSLQKAELHPREEFIALLNRMVHPDCNQRYASAREALEAVQEFAQSVVPESLGDASLTVAVEPGSVLYPVAQSPLSSQKLSPAERQGMALMVGLGIGTVVTATSVGYAFLMSPPDLTDRGPQVLEQAKTQYQSGKLPQAISLAESIPITSQAYTSARDAIDAWQQDWREATAVYQKMQAALKQSNWQAVLQEAKALPQNAYWKERTADLVQQANRIAEDKATQLMVKAYGDAIAKNFTRALDTLKQIPEGTTVYSQAQEKIREYAQKREIRATALLQEAYNRAMKRDFEGALVYLRQISPETSAYATAKNKIQEYTRKQEIRLRAWLETAERQANASSYLSALASLEKIPAGSSIDAKVEEKTAEYTDRLSVWSDDLLQKASQQATKQDYSSALELLKQIPLGTPAYSEAREKMGEYARLQQQKQAGVLQPVETEAIASKRDSFSDRLSLTPAPSSTLTVPISHIQDLNPGSYLREVSP
- a CDS encoding helix-turn-helix domain-containing protein: MPPKAHLTPHLTAEELKRLYRQAQDTTEARRWHLLHLVAEQWTIKQAAHVVGLNYDYAKEIVRRYNREGPTAIKNRSQKRPPSPRSLLTPEQQQELWQALKNPPAEGGDWSGPKVARWIAAKIGRDVYPQRGWDYLKRFRAEAEISQKEQEGKK
- a CDS encoding Uma2 family endonuclease, coding for MTQATNPTPIQKYLTLEDYLAYDDGTDTRYELVSGKLVEMPSESDINGLIVVILMFALSRFVRPDRFRIRTEIAVSGYRATVRVPDLMVLTEEAAAALQGAARSILLPDMPPPALVVEVVSPGIENEQRDYRYKRSEYAAREIQEYWIVDPAAEQVMVLTWVAGLYEEAVFKGEQRIVSALFPELQLTASQILQAKMD
- the cysT gene encoding sulfate ABC transporter permease subunit CysT, encoding MTVSPPIQPVPPDASRWKVFLHSVIHMPWTWRIMLGYLFFMLFLPVSAMLVKSGTLGPGEFWRIATSPIALSTYDVTFTTSLMAASIDGVFGVLVAWVLVRYNFPFKRIIDATIDLPFALPTAVAGLTLATVYSETGWIGSLFAPFGIKLAFNRIGVGIAMMFISLPFVVRTVQPVLMQMEREIEEAAWCLGASSWQTFWRVVLPPLFPAILTGVALGFSRAVGEYGSTVIISSNTPFRDLIAPILIFQRLEQYDYTGATVIGMVLLIISLLMLLVINFIQAWGKRYDG
- a CDS encoding IS1 family transposase (programmed frameshift), with amino-acid sequence MVLEPIHCPVCDGIEVIKHGTTPDGKQRYFCQNSGCHRRTFILQYTYQGYLPEVKQQISDMAMNGSGIRDTARVLHISPTTVIEELKKDRQLKAVNELKLAELEPAQSIVKLCQGEDTEAEADEMWSFVQSKAQQRWLWHAIDHHSGKILAYVLATHQDEAFLQLKALLEPFGIMQFYTDGWGTYERQLDPSLHTVGKQNTQKIERKHLTLRTRLKRLARKTICFSKSILMHDIVIGLFINRYEFGFAI
- a CDS encoding DUF4351 domain-containing protein, with amino-acid sequence MRVGTGGAIADSLFRMQINPLSLTQLETLAGALLDFASQSDLKPIRKAENYQS
- the cysW gene encoding sulfate ABC transporter permease subunit CysW, which gives rise to MTDNTLESSMQTSDNPAPKPAVEKKSWVPVVLIGIAVLFLGLVLYIPAINVFYFAFHRGLGPFLHNLTEPNFISAVRMTLALAAIAVPINVIFGLATAWALANKRFRGRTLLLSIVDLPFAISPVVAGLMIVLLYGRQGWFGPFLQERGIQIVFAFPAMVLATLFVSMPFVAREVIPVLEEEGVDQEEAAYTLGANYWQTFWRVTVPNIRWGLLYGVLLTNARAMGEFGAVSVVSGNIIGKTQSLPLFVEEAYKSYDTEAAYSAAVLLALLALVTLVLKEILERKTGGYRKKMH
- a CDS encoding sulfate ABC transporter substrate-binding protein: MKLWQSAGKIWKRAMGWVAIGLRLNSSRGFISLFLVGASLSLAVAACSPGNNTATDASPTGGASPASAQKQDVELTLVGYAIPRAAYNVIIPKFQEYWKQEHGQQVRFSQSYGGSGSQTRAIIDGLPADVVHLAVGVDVNKLVSAGFVSEDWQKRVPHNGTIGKTTVAIITREGNPKNIRSFQDLVRDDVKWVTADPKTSGGARWNFLALWDYILKTGGDDAKAQNFVTRAYQNVAVLSKDARESTDAFIKQGQGDALLNYENEVILAKQKGEKLDYIVPEINFAIDTPVAVVDKNVDRHGTREVAEGFVKFLYTPEAQEEFIKLGYRPLEDDPGKLKELNYPPIKTLGSVEDFGGWDKAQKRFFEDGAVFDEIRAQLGR